In Cutaneotrichosporon cavernicola HIS019 DNA, chromosome: 1, one DNA window encodes the following:
- a CDS encoding uncharacterized protein (Metallo-beta-lactamase superfamily protein), whose protein sequence is MTTNIKYLDEFEDKHNYRSIRVPDTKTLEFEPLKPAPNNDAYCKVSMVKNSDLTMGLSLFVRTSDTDAQLTLPVYTFVLEHAGNGRRVAFDLGLKPKLEDFSPFIQTIIKDTPITWPRGTLPEIFADHGIDAKTIEAVILSHVHFDHIGDIGQFPTSTKLIVGPNTAKAALPGYPSYKDSAVLDSDLPFGSEREVEELNDKSPWVRCGAFPEAIDYFGDGSLYILNAYGHMVGHIAALVRTSTNPDSYMLLAGDSAHVRGLYSCCVGCAHPSFRAGLYPAAHGLSPAEQKRGGLLAIHYDLPAAYLNMARMGRMEEEDNVCVILAHDLEWKKIIDREQGGEDWEWVQVGDWMAKNRKAEVKRELVYKPDGVKDYDKI, encoded by the exons ATGACAACCAATATCAAGTATCTGGACGAGTTCGAGGACAAGCACAACTACCGTTCGATCCGGGTGCCCGACACCAAGACGCTCGAGTTTGAGCCGCTCAAGCCAGCACCAAACAATGACGCGTACTGCAAGGTGTCAATGGTCAAGAACTCTGACCTCACCATGGGCCTAAGTCTGTTTGTACGCACGAGCGACACGGACGCCCAGCTCACTCTCCCGGTATACACCTTTGTGCTCGAG CACGCCGGTAATGGACGCCGAGTCGCCTttgaccttggcctcaagcccaagctcgaggacttTTCGCCGTTCATCCAGACCATCATCAAGGATACACCTATCACTTGGCCGCGTGGTACACTGCCCGAGATCTTTGCCGACCACGGTATAGACGCCAAGACTATCGAAGCCGTCATTCTCTCCCACGTACACTTTGACCATATTGGCGACATTGGTCAGTTCCCGACCTCGACCAAGCTCATCGTCGGCCCCAACACTGCCAAGGCCGCGCTCCCAGGGTACCCGAGTTATAAGGACTCTGCGGTTCTCGACAGCGACCTTCCCTTTGGTagcgagcgcgaggtcgaagaGCTCAACGACAAGTCGCCATGGGTCAGGTGCGGCGCATTCCCCGAGGCCATCGACTACTTTGGTGACGGATCGCTATACATTCTCAACGCGTACGGTCATATGGTTGGCCACATTGCCGCACTTGTGCGCACGTCGACCAATCCTGATTCGTAcatgctcctcgccggTGACTCGGCGCACGTCCGCGGACTGTACTCGTGCTGCGTCGGTTGTGCGCACCCCTCCTTCCGAGCGGGTCTTTACCCCGCTGCTCACGGCCTCTCGCCGGCAGAGCAGAAACGtggcggcctcctcgctATCCACTACGACTTGCCCGCTGCGTACCTCAACATGGCCCGAATGGGTCGTatggaggaagaggacaaCGTATGTGTTATCCTCGCTCACGACCTTGAGTGGAAGAAGATCATCGACCGCGAGCAGGGGGGCGAGGACTGGGAATGGGTTCAAGTGGGCGATTGGATGGCCAAGAATAGAAAGGCCGAAGTCAAGCGCGAACTGGTGTACAAGCCAGACGGGGTCAAGGACTATGACAAGATCTAA
- the HSP31 gene encoding uncharacterized protein (Catalyzes the conversion of methylglyoxal (MG) to D- lactate in a single glutathione (GSH)-independent step. May play a role in detoxifying endogenously produced glyoxals. Involved in protection against reactive oxygen species (ROS)) — MAPPRRALIAVTSAHAPLYPGGKETGLFITEALHPFDVFRNAGFEVDLASETGKYSPDWLSTTDDWLKPNDRKIYEDRNSEFRRKLDNMLTPAQVNPDDYGIFFASAGHASLIDYPDAKGLQKIASTVWADGGVVSAVCHGGAIFTGVVDSNGAPVIKGRNVTGFTTKGEEEEGVLDTIKSWNRPTIEASATSLGAHYVSPPGPWDAFTQTDGRLVTGANPASATVTAEAAVAAFDKLK; from the coding sequence ATGGCTCCCCCCAGGCGCGCCCTCATCGCTGTTACCTCGGCCCACGCCCCCCTCTACCCCGGGGGTAAGGAGACGGGTCTCTTCATCACCGAGGCCCTCCACCCTTTCGATGTCTTCCGCAACGCTGGCTTCGAGGTCGATCTCGCCTCTGAGACGGGCAAGTACTCGCCCGACTGGCTCAGTACCACCGACGACTGGCTCAAGCCGAACGATCGCAAGATCTACGAGGACAGGAACTCGGAGTTCCGCCGCAAACTCGACAACATGCTCACGCCGGCCCAAGTCAACCCCGACGATTACGGCATTTTCTTTGCCTCGGCCGGCCACGCCAGTCTGATCGATTACCCCGACGCCAAGGGCCTGCAGAAGATCGCCTCGACCGTGTGGGCTGATGGCGGTGTCGTCTCGGCTGTCTGTCACGGCGGCGCCATCTTCACTGGCGTCGTGGACAGTAATGGCGCGCCCGTCATCAAGGGCCGCAACGTGACTGGATTCACGACAaagggtgaggaggaggagggtgtcCTCGACACCATCAAGAGCTGGAACCGGCCCACGATTGAGGCATCAGCCACTAGCCTCGGCGCCCACTACGTCTCGCCGCCAGGCCCATGGGACGCATTCACCCAGACTGACGGCCGCCTCGTTACTGGCGCCAACCCGGCCAGCGCTACGGTCACGGCTGAGGCCGCCGTTGCGGCGttcgacaagctcaagtAG
- a CDS encoding uncharacterized protein (Amino acid permease) has protein sequence MEKASQASTVHEEQHESPKFGLVDKDPSRHEVHPVVEEVALERNFSFLSSLGLAFTLLNSWTAMSGSLGLVLPSGGSVSMIWGLLTSAVGTLLMVLPLAEICHSYPMSGGQYDWAYILAPKRYKVGLSFFTGWMATAGWIALAATAAALGAQLITGIINLWHPDYTAKPWQQFLIYLAIVIQAFLLNIFSVRALPHIDRFAGLWSMCGIVIVVIVCLVCARGNYQPPKEVFAQWNNETGWPDGMAFILGLLQSVFGLTGFDAATHMIEEMPSPATTAPRVMVSAVLMGAGTSWIFMIVLLFCLSSFKGVLEATSTGPLLEIYYQATRSKVGATCLIMFNLMAFVFVQQVLITISSRMLLAIARDRGMGHASRFLAPVHPRLKVPVQSICFCTFWVVVFGLINLGSSIASNAILSSSVVLLQISYFVPILLILIRGQKAFDGYNHNAQWSLGKFRRPICVGALIFLLVTSITFTFPPFIPVASGSTMNWVVLVIGIVWIMCAATWFIDARKMFEGPSELEERLAISHSS, from the exons ATGGAGAAAGCATCGCAAGCATCCACCGTTCACGAAGAACAGCACGAGAGCCCAAAGTTCGGGCTGGTCGACAAGGACCCCTCGCGGCATGAGGTCCAccccgtcgtcgaggaggttgcgctTGAGCGCAACTTTTCGTTCCTCTCGAGTTTGGGTCTGGCATTCACCCTGCTTAACAGTTGGACAGCCATGTCTGGATC CCTTGGTCTTGTGCTTCCGTCGGGCGGAAGCGTGTCCATGATCTGGGGTCTTCTGACATCGGCAGTCGGGACGCTGTTGATGGTCCTCCCGCTCGCTGAGATTTGTCACTCGTATCCCATGAGCGGCGGGCAGTACGACTGGGCCT ACATTCTCGCTCCAAAGCGCTACAAGGTCGGTCTTTCGTTCTTCACGGGTTGGATGGCGACTGCTGGATGGATCGCCCTTGCCGCGACGGCCGctgccctcggcgcccaACTCATTACCGGTATCATCAACCTTTGGCACCCAGATTACACCGCCAAGCCGTGGCAGCAGTTCCTCATCTACCTCGCAATTGTGATTCAAGCGTTCCTGCTCAACATCTTTAGCGTTCGTGCGCTTCCTCACATTGACCGGTTCGCGGGCTTGTGGAGCATGTGTGGTATTGTCATCGTCGTGATTGTCTGCCTTGTATGCGCGCGCGGCAACTACCAGCCCCCAAAGGAGGTGTTTGCGCAGTGGAACAACGAGACTGGCTGGCCCGACGGAATGGCGTTCATCCTCGGTCTCCTGCAGTCCGTCTTCGGCCTTACAGGTTTCGACGCCGCTACGCACATGATTGAAGAGATGCCGAGCCCCGCGAcgaccgcgccgcgcgtcaTGGTCTCCGCCGTCCTCATGGGCGCCGGGACCAGTTGGATCTTTATGatcgtcctcctcttctgcCTCAGCAGCTTCAagggcgtcctcgaggctACTTCGACTGGACCCCTCCTCGAGATCTACTACCAGGCAACGCGGAGCAAGGTCGGCGCAACCTGTCTCATCATGTTCAACCTCATGGCATTTGTGTTTGTGCAGCAAGTACTCATCACCATCTCGAGCCGTATGCTCCTCGCTATTGCTCGCGACCGCGGCATGGGCCACGCCTCTCGCTTCCTCGCACCGGTTCACCCGCGCCTCAAGGTCCCTGTGCAGAGCATCTGCTTCTGTACCTTCTGGGTCGTTGTTTTCGGACTCATCA ACCTCGGCTCGTCTATTGCCAGCAACGCTATcctgtcgtcgtcggtcgTACTCCTCCAGATCTCGTACTTTGTTCCCA TCCTCCTTATCCTCATCCGTGGTCAGAAGGCATTCGATGGGTACAACCACAACGCGCAATGGTCGTTGGGCAAGTTCCGCC gtcCGATTTGTGTCGGAGcgctcatcttcctcttAGTCACGTCCATCACGTTCACGTTCCCGCCGTTCATTCCCGTGGCGTCCGGCAGCACGATGAACTGGGTCGTGCTCGTCATCGGTATCGTGTGGATCAtgtgcgcggcgacgtggttcatcgacgcgcgcaagaTGTTCGAGGGCCCaagcgagctcgaggagcgtcTGGCCATCTCGCACTCGTCGTAG